In Roseofilum casamattae BLCC-M143, the following proteins share a genomic window:
- a CDS encoding hybrid sensor histidine kinase/response regulator, translated as METETAQPNLILIVDDNPTNIKVLFNFLKNIGFKVLVAKDGESTLEKLQEVTPDLILLDVMMPGMDGFETCRRIKSMPQIAEIPVIFMTALSDTLDKVQGFEAGAVDYITKPFQQDEVLARMDVHLRLQQLTRQFKSQNQKLQNLTAELEQRVAERTAQLSESLEYLQQAQVQLIQSEKMSSLGELVAGVAHEINNPVGFIAGNINMSVEYTTDIFEHLKLYQKVFPDPGETITDHAEEIELDYLMEDLPNVLSSMESGIERIRNISLSLRNFSRSDSNTCTDMDIHEGLESTLMILRHRLKANEQRPEIKICKNYGDVPIVQCYAGPLNQVFMNVLANAIDALDEQNEREKKTYDELINYPNEITLTTKLASSKTVEITIADNGPGIEESTIETIFSPFVTTKPVGKGTGLGLSIGYSIIVDKHHGSIACQSEVGKGTEFTIQIPVKQEHQG; from the coding sequence ATGGAGACAGAGACAGCCCAACCTAACCTAATCCTCATTGTGGATGATAATCCAACCAATATTAAAGTTCTCTTTAATTTTTTGAAGAACATAGGATTTAAGGTCTTAGTAGCCAAAGATGGAGAAAGTACACTAGAAAAACTCCAAGAAGTGACTCCGGATCTGATTTTATTGGATGTGATGATGCCGGGAATGGATGGATTTGAAACCTGCCGTCGGATTAAATCTATGCCGCAAATCGCAGAAATTCCAGTAATTTTTATGACAGCCTTATCCGATACCTTAGATAAAGTCCAAGGATTTGAAGCCGGAGCAGTAGACTATATCACGAAACCGTTTCAACAAGATGAAGTCCTCGCTCGAATGGATGTCCATCTCCGGTTGCAACAATTAACGCGCCAGTTCAAATCTCAGAACCAAAAACTGCAGAATTTAACGGCAGAGCTGGAGCAACGCGTTGCCGAGAGAACCGCCCAATTATCGGAATCTCTCGAGTACTTGCAACAGGCTCAAGTCCAGTTAATTCAAAGCGAAAAAATGTCGAGTTTAGGCGAGTTGGTTGCTGGGGTTGCTCATGAAATTAATAATCCAGTCGGGTTTATTGCGGGTAATATTAACATGTCGGTAGAATATACGACAGATATTTTCGAGCATCTCAAGCTCTATCAAAAAGTCTTTCCCGATCCGGGAGAAACGATTACCGATCATGCTGAAGAAATCGAACTCGATTATCTGATGGAAGATTTACCCAACGTGCTTTCGTCAATGGAATCGGGGATCGAACGGATTCGCAATATTAGCTTGTCTCTACGCAATTTTTCCCGTTCTGACAGCAATACTTGTACGGACATGGATATCCATGAAGGATTAGAGAGTACGTTGATGATTTTAAGACATCGGTTGAAAGCTAACGAGCAAAGACCGGAGATTAAGATCTGTAAGAATTATGGAGATGTGCCCATTGTGCAGTGTTATGCCGGACCTTTAAACCAAGTCTTTATGAATGTGCTGGCCAATGCGATCGATGCGTTAGACGAGCAAAATGAACGGGAAAAGAAAACGTATGACGAGCTAATCAACTATCCGAATGAAATTACCTTAACGACGAAGTTGGCGAGTTCTAAAACGGTAGAAATTACAATTGCCGATAACGGCCCGGGAATTGAAGAGTCTACGATTGAGACGATTTTTAGTCCGTTTGTAACCACCAAACCCGTCGGGAAAGGGACGGGTTTGGGGCTGTCGATCGGGTATTCAATTATTGTGGACAAACACCACGGTTCGATCGCTTGCCAGTCAGAGGTCGGTAAGGGAACGGAATTTACGATCCAAATCCCGGTCAAACAAGAGCATCAAGGATGA
- a CDS encoding DUF4126 domain-containing protein, which yields MIEVLAVLSASASAGIRVALPLLIIGLLHGGSLWSRVPILSLIPPQVVLGVLVSWSLFELVAPKQLLGQRVQQLVQLVLSPIVGTIMALAIAQVTIGEPVWLIGMIAAVGGIFALVLQLVQAGWFYRLRGLPLWAIFLQDLLCVALVLFAFDAPEEGGLIALLLLWLAIRSSKEWYRWYVEQAQPSDRHQPRRHKMNSD from the coding sequence ATGATTGAGGTTTTGGCAGTTCTTTCTGCATCAGCATCGGCAGGCATCCGAGTTGCTCTGCCTTTGTTAATCATTGGGTTATTGCATGGTGGCTCCTTGTGGTCTCGCGTCCCTATTCTATCCCTAATTCCTCCTCAAGTCGTGTTGGGAGTTTTGGTGAGTTGGTCTCTATTTGAGTTGGTCGCTCCCAAGCAACTTTTGGGACAGCGAGTGCAACAGTTAGTCCAGTTGGTGTTGAGTCCAATTGTCGGTACGATTATGGCATTGGCGATCGCTCAAGTGACGATTGGAGAACCGGTTTGGCTGATCGGGATGATTGCTGCTGTTGGCGGTATATTTGCTCTGGTTTTGCAGTTAGTCCAGGCTGGATGGTTTTACCGCTTGCGGGGCCTGCCATTGTGGGCAATTTTTCTCCAAGATTTGCTCTGCGTCGCCCTCGTCTTGTTTGCCTTTGACGCTCCTGAAGAAGGGGGATTGATCGCGCTGTTGTTGCTGTGGTTGGCGATTCGTAGCTCTAAGGAATGGTATCGCTGGTATGTAGAACAGGCACAACCTAGCGATCGCCATCAACCTCGCCGTCACAAAATGAATTCCGATTAG
- a CDS encoding LEVG family PEP-CTERM protein, which produces MTNNWQQLTLSATTALAIAAIAPSAQAMSLVPQEEGEVDVGLGCLTTCISLPNLITSIVSEVDGTTGARSRLFVDDVTGSANNYGSVNLNQGDIGTNSTGFWYRPVEETEEDGQLEVGTFTFTFKKTISELMIDFFDTEVGGQTGILEVNGQSYNSFVPNGGNGNIFTQTLNDVSSITLKLGSDFVQGTGDGVNFRIAASASVPEPASLLGLGAVAVLGAFGLRKRSV; this is translated from the coding sequence ATGACTAATAACTGGCAGCAATTAACACTCAGTGCAACAACCGCGTTGGCGATCGCGGCGATCGCTCCATCAGCTCAGGCAATGAGCTTGGTTCCGCAAGAAGAAGGAGAAGTGGATGTGGGTTTGGGATGTTTAACCACTTGTATTTCCCTTCCTAATTTGATTACCTCTATCGTTAGTGAAGTGGACGGGACGACTGGAGCGAGAAGCCGCCTGTTTGTGGATGATGTGACGGGTAGCGCCAATAACTATGGCTCGGTGAATCTGAATCAAGGCGATATTGGAACCAACTCCACTGGATTTTGGTATCGTCCGGTTGAAGAAACAGAAGAAGACGGACAACTGGAAGTGGGAACCTTTACGTTTACCTTCAAGAAAACGATTTCTGAGTTAATGATTGACTTCTTCGATACTGAAGTTGGCGGTCAAACTGGAATTCTGGAAGTGAACGGTCAGAGCTACAACTCTTTTGTTCCCAATGGTGGAAATGGCAATATCTTCACGCAAACGTTGAATGATGTTTCTTCGATTACTCTGAAGCTAGGTTCGGATTTCGTACAAGGCACTGGCGATGGCGTTAACTTCCGCATCGCCGCTTCAGCTTCAGTACCGGAACCGGCGAGTTTACTCGGCTTAGGAGCGGTAGCTGTTTTGGGTGCTTTCGGCCTGCGCAAGCGTTCGGTTTAA
- the rsmI gene encoding 16S rRNA (cytidine(1402)-2'-O)-methyltransferase, with product MNALGNGERGMLYVVGTPIGNLEDMTFRAVRILQSVDAIAAEDTRHTGKLLQHFQIETRQISCHEHNQQQRIPQLLALMKQGKAIALVSDAGLPGISDPGYEPIRATLDAGFTVVPIPGANAALTALSASGLASDRFCFEGFLPLKGKSRQQRLEHLKAETRTVILYEAPHRLLTTLQDLQLACSGDRAIAIGRELTKKYEEFWRGTINEARSHYQDYPPKGEFTLVLAGAEIDSREWSEAALKAELTELLQQGWSRSQASRHLAELIHLPKRKLYQIALQIPNFPNGSNVEHPKSRE from the coding sequence ATGAATGCGCTAGGGAATGGGGAACGGGGAATGTTATATGTTGTGGGAACTCCCATCGGAAATCTAGAAGATATGACCTTTCGAGCGGTGCGCATCTTGCAGTCCGTCGATGCGATCGCCGCCGAAGATACCCGTCATACCGGTAAATTATTGCAGCATTTCCAAATCGAGACGCGCCAAATTAGCTGTCACGAGCACAACCAACAGCAGCGCATTCCGCAACTGCTGGCACTGATGAAGCAAGGAAAGGCGATCGCCCTCGTCTCTGATGCCGGCCTTCCCGGTATTTCCGATCCGGGATACGAACCGATCCGCGCCACCTTAGATGCTGGGTTTACGGTGGTTCCCATTCCCGGAGCCAATGCCGCGCTCACGGCTCTCTCGGCTTCTGGGTTAGCGAGCGATCGCTTTTGCTTTGAAGGTTTTCTTCCTCTGAAAGGAAAATCTCGCCAGCAGCGGTTAGAGCACCTGAAAGCAGAAACCCGAACGGTTATTTTATACGAAGCGCCCCATCGTTTACTAACGACCTTACAAGATTTGCAGCTCGCTTGCTCTGGCGATCGCGCCATTGCGATCGGTCGCGAACTGACCAAGAAATATGAAGAGTTTTGGCGAGGAACGATAAACGAAGCCCGTTCGCACTATCAAGATTATCCTCCGAAAGGAGAATTTACCCTCGTACTGGCCGGTGCAGAGATCGACAGTCGAGAATGGTCTGAGGCTGCATTAAAAGCCGAACTCACCGAACTATTACAACAAGGTTGGTCGCGATCGCAAGCCAGTCGTCATTTAGCCGAACTGATTCATCTTCCGAAGCGAAAACTCTACCAAATTGCCTTGCAAATTCCTAATTTCCCGAATGGGTCAAATGTAGAGCACCCTAAGTCACGCGAATAA
- a CDS encoding response regulator transcription factor: protein MSAKLLLVDDEPGLREAVQAYLEDAGFIVEVANNAIEGWEKVQQVVPNLVISDIMMPQVDGYQFLQQLREDERFKSLPVVFLTAKGMTSDRIQGYQAGCDAYLAKPFDPEELEVMIKNLLERRAAASSSTELDDIKRQLTQIQGMLQHGKNVPTTKPSIQIDFTPREQSVLNLVTEGLMNKEIARRLETSVRNVEKYVSRLFVKTGTNSRTELVRFAIEHGLNQS, encoded by the coding sequence ATGTCTGCCAAATTACTCTTAGTCGATGACGAACCCGGCTTGCGCGAGGCAGTCCAAGCCTATTTAGAAGATGCCGGATTTATTGTTGAAGTCGCAAATAACGCTATCGAAGGTTGGGAGAAAGTCCAGCAAGTGGTTCCGAATTTAGTTATTTCTGATATTATGATGCCGCAAGTGGATGGCTATCAGTTTTTGCAACAACTGCGAGAGGACGAACGATTTAAATCGTTACCGGTAGTTTTCTTAACCGCAAAAGGAATGACTAGCGATCGCATTCAAGGATATCAAGCTGGATGCGATGCCTATCTGGCCAAACCTTTCGATCCGGAAGAACTGGAAGTGATGATTAAAAATTTACTCGAACGTCGTGCGGCGGCCAGTAGTTCTACAGAATTAGATGATATTAAACGGCAACTCACTCAAATTCAAGGAATGTTGCAACATGGAAAGAATGTACCGACAACCAAGCCTTCCATTCAAATTGACTTTACCCCAAGAGAACAAAGCGTATTGAACTTAGTTACAGAAGGTTTAATGAATAAAGAAATCGCGCGCCGGTTAGAAACGAGCGTCCGCAATGTGGAAAAATACGTGAGTCGCTTGTTTGTCAAAACCGGAACCAATAGCCGTACGGAGTTAGTTCGGTTTGCGATCGAGCACGGTCTCAATCAATCATGA
- a CDS encoding AAA family ATPase, producing the protein MDSNFDFIRFLKATRPNDTIDVSDREQRKLYIDFTDVRGDAVITQLFEHITEIYPDEPTCNLFTGHIGCGKSTELLKLKTELEAAGFYTIYFASSEDLELGDVDIVDVLLAIARRISQGLEELQLPPAKGLRGILNQTTELLQKEYKLTGVELGIPESEKLPQVGIKANSEGFSLAVGIGKMTAKAKGDSKLREKMNQFLGPQKIELISAINEELIEPAITLLKQQNKQGLVIIVDNLDRIDATRKSWKRPQQEYLFIDQGEFLQKFQCHMVYTMPLALRFCDEYNRLTTRYAEAPKLLPMVRLKDRDRQDFPAGMAKMRQMVLARAFPDLSPEERLPRVTEIFDNSSSLDHLCRISGGHVRELLQLLTEWISKDRKKGKLTRESLDFIIRQRRSNMMLQIDDAEWELLRQVQKTRHVSGDEGYDKLIHSRLVFEYQDNGESWFDLNPMLHGAKQLTEAQ; encoded by the coding sequence ATGGACAGTAATTTTGATTTTATTCGATTTCTGAAAGCGACTCGCCCCAACGATACCATTGATGTGAGCGATCGCGAGCAGAGAAAGCTCTATATTGATTTTACCGACGTTCGGGGCGATGCCGTTATTACCCAGTTATTCGAGCATATTACGGAAATCTATCCCGACGAACCCACCTGCAATTTATTCACCGGACATATTGGTTGTGGGAAATCCACGGAATTATTGAAGCTGAAAACCGAACTGGAAGCAGCAGGATTTTATACCATTTATTTCGCTTCGAGCGAAGACTTGGAATTAGGGGATGTGGATATTGTTGACGTGTTATTGGCGATCGCCCGCCGCATTTCCCAAGGACTGGAAGAACTGCAACTTCCTCCAGCAAAAGGACTGCGCGGAATTTTGAACCAAACCACAGAGTTATTGCAAAAGGAATATAAACTGACTGGCGTAGAATTGGGGATTCCGGAGAGCGAAAAGCTACCTCAAGTTGGAATTAAGGCAAATTCGGAAGGGTTTTCCTTAGCTGTCGGAATTGGTAAAATGACGGCGAAAGCGAAAGGGGACTCGAAACTGAGAGAGAAAATGAATCAGTTTCTCGGACCGCAAAAAATAGAGTTAATTTCAGCGATTAATGAAGAACTGATCGAGCCGGCTATTACCCTACTCAAACAACAAAATAAGCAAGGATTAGTTATTATTGTCGATAACTTAGACCGGATTGATGCGACGCGCAAATCTTGGAAGCGTCCCCAACAGGAATATTTGTTTATCGACCAAGGTGAATTTCTGCAAAAATTTCAATGCCATATGGTTTATACCATGCCACTGGCCCTGCGATTTTGCGATGAATACAACCGTTTAACGACCCGCTATGCTGAAGCGCCGAAACTTTTGCCCATGGTACGGCTGAAGGATCGCGATCGCCAAGACTTTCCCGCAGGAATGGCAAAAATGAGGCAAATGGTTCTCGCCAGAGCTTTTCCTGACTTGAGTCCGGAAGAACGGCTCCCTCGAGTTACGGAAATCTTCGATAACTCGTCTAGCTTAGACCATCTGTGTCGGATTAGTGGCGGTCATGTCCGCGAACTCTTACAACTGCTGACGGAGTGGATTTCTAAAGACCGAAAAAAAGGAAAACTCACTCGCGAAAGCTTAGATTTTATTATTCGCCAGCGACGCAGTAACATGATGTTGCAAATTGATGATGCGGAGTGGGAATTATTACGACAAGTGCAAAAGACGCGGCACGTCAGCGGCGATGAAGGCTACGATAAATTAATTCATTCTCGTTTAGTCTTCGAGTACCAAGACAATGGAGAATCTTGGTTCGATCTTAATCCGATGTTGCACGGCGCAAAACAATTAACCGAAGCCCAGTAG
- the cbiM gene encoding cobalt transporter CbiM, translating to MHIPDGIVAPQVAIGGYAIASGFMWFSLKQIEKHAGNDTGKNSRIPQASLLTAAFFAASSIHIPIPPASVHFVLNGLLGAVLGWYAFPAIAIGLFLQAVMFQHGGLSTLGVNLLLIGTPALLAGSLFHSRLLLARKGRFWTGLFGFLSGSIALALSATIFFSTILMTLPADIDRQAEQAALFGLLAAHIPLAILEGIFTAMIVVFLQRVKPELIERH from the coding sequence ATGCACATTCCTGACGGTATTGTAGCTCCCCAAGTGGCGATCGGCGGGTATGCGATCGCCAGCGGATTCATGTGGTTCTCTCTAAAACAAATAGAGAAACACGCGGGAAACGATACCGGAAAAAATAGCCGCATCCCCCAAGCCTCCCTGCTTACAGCCGCATTTTTCGCCGCCTCCTCCATCCATATCCCCATTCCGCCCGCCAGCGTTCATTTCGTGCTGAATGGCTTGCTGGGGGCAGTTTTGGGCTGGTATGCCTTTCCGGCGATCGCGATCGGTCTCTTTTTGCAGGCCGTCATGTTCCAACATGGCGGCCTCTCCACCTTGGGAGTAAACTTACTGTTGATAGGAACTCCAGCCTTATTAGCCGGTTCCTTATTCCATTCCCGCTTACTTTTGGCGCGTAAGGGACGGTTTTGGACGGGATTGTTCGGCTTTCTTTCCGGAAGCATAGCATTAGCCTTGTCCGCAACCATCTTCTTTTCTACAATTCTAATGACCCTACCCGCCGATATCGATCGCCAAGCCGAACAAGCCGCACTCTTCGGACTCTTAGCAGCTCACATTCCTTTGGCAATTCTAGAAGGGATATTTACAGCGATGATAGTCGTCTTTTTGCAACGCGTGAAACCAGAATTAATCGAGCGACATTAA
- a CDS encoding PQQ-dependent sugar dehydrogenase: MDRNRILPIAISTLLTVGSAIALFGASACSQQVSSEPPTAIELARGDRDFQIVTVVDNLEHPWGFVWLPDGSILITERSGQLRIVRDGILDPAPIPGVTEVLNQGQGGLLDIALHPRFADNGLVYFSYAHGTTSDNRTRIARATFDGSSLSNWQVIFEVSQTKSRGQHFGSRLLWLPDGTLLASIGDGGNPPVELEGEFIRQQAQNTSSHLGKIIRINDDGSIPSDNPFVSDANAAPEVWSYGHRNIQGLAFDAAGDRVWATEHGARGGDEVNWVKAGDNYGWPVATHSREYSGGLISPETSLPGMIDPKVIWTPSIAPSGLAVYRGTLFPEWQGNLFAGGLVSQDIRRIEVDESGNVLNQESISIGQRVRDVRQGPDGMLYVLTDARNGRLLRLEPINN, translated from the coding sequence ATGGATCGAAATCGAATACTTCCGATCGCAATCAGTACCCTCCTGACTGTCGGATCTGCGATCGCTCTTTTCGGAGCCAGCGCGTGTAGCCAGCAAGTGTCATCGGAACCCCCAACTGCGATCGAATTGGCTCGGGGCGATCGCGACTTCCAAATCGTCACGGTGGTAGATAATCTCGAACATCCCTGGGGATTTGTCTGGCTGCCGGATGGTTCGATTCTGATTACAGAGCGATCGGGACAATTGCGTATTGTCCGAGATGGCATCCTCGATCCCGCGCCCATCCCTGGAGTTACAGAAGTGCTGAACCAAGGCCAAGGCGGTTTGCTCGATATCGCCTTGCATCCCCGCTTCGCCGACAACGGCCTGGTTTACTTCTCCTATGCTCATGGAACTACTTCCGACAACCGAACTCGCATCGCTCGCGCCACGTTTGATGGCAGTTCTCTGAGCAACTGGCAAGTCATTTTTGAGGTGTCCCAAACCAAATCGCGAGGGCAGCACTTTGGCTCCCGTTTGCTCTGGTTGCCGGACGGTACTCTATTAGCTTCTATTGGCGACGGAGGTAATCCTCCGGTAGAACTCGAAGGGGAATTTATCCGCCAACAAGCACAAAACACGAGCAGTCATCTGGGCAAGATTATTCGCATCAACGACGATGGCTCTATCCCGTCGGATAACCCCTTTGTCAGCGATGCCAATGCCGCCCCGGAAGTGTGGAGCTACGGCCATCGTAACATCCAAGGACTGGCTTTCGATGCTGCGGGCGATCGGGTTTGGGCAACGGAGCATGGCGCTCGCGGAGGAGATGAGGTCAATTGGGTCAAAGCGGGTGACAACTATGGCTGGCCGGTCGCGACTCACAGTCGGGAATATTCCGGCGGTCTGATTTCTCCGGAAACCTCCCTACCTGGTATGATAGACCCGAAAGTGATATGGACTCCGTCAATTGCTCCCTCTGGGTTGGCAGTTTATCGGGGGACGCTTTTTCCCGAGTGGCAAGGGAACCTGTTTGCTGGGGGTTTGGTTTCGCAAGATATTCGCCGTATCGAGGTAGATGAGTCGGGTAATGTTTTAAACCAAGAGTCAATTTCCATAGGTCAGCGAGTCCGCGACGTACGACAAGGTCCCGATGGGATGCTCTACGTGCTGACGGACGCACGAAACGGTCGTCTCCTCCGCCTGGAACCAATTAATAATTAA
- a CDS encoding NACHT domain-containing protein, translating into MSSQHRLFRYLRLFFVALAFVLYPFLVNQIPPLADLMLWFEDVPPIFIGIAALLFAAIVVVGPELLNVKEKSTEDLWKEFARKNQGIIYGRWKTNLYQECHIDIHSKNSPEDLGSLQLTSRQVESPRVESRRVARKPKPTQPDAIRDFQTQWNELRQSVISLLKPVAPLEIEEILPSFELEVERQEQDLETNETVPMGNKSIAEAFAEANRRLLILGEPGSGKTTELLKLALALGKKAVQDSEEPIPVIFELSTWRGEHMLEWMVEQMAAQYGLKPELCRQWISEDRIVPLLDGLDELGEYNDGMRLAVAAIEELQENYEQQQHALVICCRIADYESITAGPDAERQYLRTMKKAVRLCQLSNEQIKDYLEQRLEKNEGTLFWQDLAARPVWLELAKKPMLLNLILITYREGGLPKNVQTDITDCQALLFDEFLARQLPLKDYSTEEAMKYLAWLAASMGKPGINQREFLIEKLQPTWLENARQYRQYRLIVGLIFGLIGGLIFGLIGGLIVGLIFGLIGGLIFGLIVGLIGGLTTENSSIQLTEALDLSWSGIQRGLRQGLIGGLIFGLIVGLIGGLIGGLIFGLIFGLIGGLIFGLIFGLIVGLIFGLIGGLIGGLRADLKVKQRPNQGIQETGIKTLITMGLAMPLCPFIVIVPLWATGQNIALLDSLIFGIGMGVWIGFYAGGGDALVQHFALRWVLSRRGKMPKNYAHFLTQASAAGILKQSGGRFRFYHDTLREHLA; encoded by the coding sequence ATGTCTTCCCAGCATCGCCTCTTTCGCTATCTGCGCCTATTCTTCGTGGCTCTGGCCTTTGTCCTCTATCCGTTCCTGGTTAATCAAATCCCGCCCTTAGCTGACCTCATGTTGTGGTTCGAGGATGTGCCACCAATTTTCATCGGGATAGCAGCGCTGCTGTTTGCGGCTATTGTTGTCGTCGGGCCGGAATTATTAAATGTCAAAGAGAAGAGTACCGAGGACTTATGGAAAGAGTTTGCGCGAAAAAATCAAGGTATTATCTATGGACGCTGGAAAACCAATCTCTATCAAGAGTGCCATATTGATATTCATTCCAAGAATTCTCCGGAAGATTTAGGCTCGCTGCAGTTAACATCAAGACAGGTAGAGTCACCACGGGTAGAGTCGCGACGGGTAGCCAGGAAACCCAAACCAACTCAGCCTGACGCGATTCGCGATTTCCAGACACAATGGAACGAGCTGCGGCAAAGTGTTATATCGCTGCTGAAACCGGTAGCGCCGTTAGAAATTGAAGAAATCTTACCCAGTTTCGAGTTAGAAGTAGAACGGCAGGAGCAGGACTTAGAGACGAATGAGACTGTCCCAATGGGGAATAAATCCATTGCTGAGGCGTTTGCAGAAGCCAATCGGCGGTTGCTGATTTTAGGAGAACCGGGAAGCGGCAAAACGACGGAACTGTTGAAACTGGCCCTAGCTTTGGGAAAAAAAGCCGTTCAAGACTCCGAAGAACCCATACCGGTGATTTTCGAGCTGTCTACCTGGCGCGGGGAGCACATGCTGGAGTGGATGGTGGAGCAAATGGCAGCACAGTATGGGTTAAAGCCAGAACTCTGTCGCCAGTGGATTTCCGAAGACCGGATTGTTCCTTTGCTCGATGGTTTGGATGAGTTGGGAGAATATAATGATGGCATGAGATTAGCGGTTGCGGCGATCGAGGAATTGCAAGAAAACTACGAGCAGCAGCAACATGCTTTGGTCATTTGTTGCCGGATTGCCGATTATGAAAGCATTACCGCAGGGCCGGATGCCGAACGTCAGTACTTGCGCACCATGAAAAAAGCAGTGCGATTGTGTCAGTTAAGTAACGAGCAAATTAAAGATTACTTAGAGCAACGTCTCGAAAAAAATGAAGGCACGCTATTTTGGCAAGACTTAGCGGCTCGTCCGGTATGGCTGGAATTAGCGAAAAAACCGATGTTGTTGAATTTAATTCTGATTACTTACCGGGAAGGAGGATTGCCAAAGAATGTACAAACAGATATTACTGATTGTCAAGCACTGCTGTTTGATGAGTTTTTGGCGCGCCAACTTCCCTTAAAGGATTATTCCACTGAGGAAGCGATGAAATATCTGGCTTGGTTGGCTGCCAGTATGGGGAAACCAGGGATTAATCAACGGGAGTTTTTAATCGAAAAATTGCAACCAACTTGGTTGGAAAATGCCCGGCAATACCGACAATATCGCCTGATTGTTGGGCTGATTTTTGGGCTGATTGGAGGGCTGATTTTCGGGCTGATTGGAGGGCTGATTGTCGGGCTGATTTTCGGGCTGATTGGAGGGCTGATTTTCGGGCTGATTGTCGGGCTGATTGGAGGGCTGACTACTGAAAATTCCTCCATTCAGTTAACAGAAGCCCTCGATTTATCTTGGTCGGGAATCCAACGCGGATTACGTCAAGGGCTGATTGGAGGGCTGATTTTCGGGCTGATTGTCGGGCTGATTGGAGGGCTGATTGGAGGGCTGATTTTCGGGCTGATTTTCGGGCTGATTGGAGGGCTGATTTTCGGGCTGATTTTCGGGCTGATTGTCGGGCTGATTTTCGGGCTGATTGGAGGGCTGATTGGAGGGCTGAGAGCCGACTTAAAAGTGAAACAACGTCCCAATCAAGGCATCCAAGAAACAGGAATTAAAACCCTAATTACTATGGGTTTAGCGATGCCGCTATGCCCGTTTATAGTCATTGTACCCCTTTGGGCAACGGGACAGAATATCGCTCTGCTAGATTCCTTGATTTTTGGCATAGGAATGGGAGTATGGATTGGATTTTATGCTGGAGGTGGTGATGCTTTAGTCCAACATTTTGCCCTGCGTTGGGTGTTGTCTCGTCGGGGAAAAATGCCGAAGAATTATGCTCATTTTCTGACGCAAGCCAGTGCTGCCGGAATCTTAAAACAATCCGGGGGACGGTTTCGCTTTTATCACGATACACTGCGGGAACACCTCGCCTGA
- a CDS encoding S26 family signal peptidase: protein MYFVLLFMAAWLRSGISRFSAQTIANVGLETVLRPEETVLTDLVTYRFRPFRRGDVILLEMPELSTIKYIIAQSNETIAIQSGQIFINNRLFDTDSIELPPTFNQPAITLRADEYYAIVTDPDYPGDDVGLVVSRKQIRGQVVFRLYPFHRFGFLD from the coding sequence TTGTATTTCGTCTTGCTTTTCATGGCGGCTTGGTTGCGCAGCGGCATTAGTCGATTTTCCGCACAAACCATTGCCAATGTGGGACTAGAGACAGTATTGCGTCCTGAAGAAACCGTATTGACAGACCTCGTAACCTATCGTTTCCGTCCATTTCGTCGAGGGGATGTGATTCTTTTGGAAATGCCAGAATTGAGTACTATCAAATACATTATTGCTCAATCCAACGAAACCATCGCCATCCAATCCGGTCAAATTTTTATCAACAATCGTCTCTTCGATACTGATTCTATCGAACTACCCCCAACCTTCAATCAACCTGCCATTACCCTGAGAGCCGATGAATATTACGCCATTGTCACCGACCCGGATTATCCTGGTGATGATGTGGGTTTAGTCGTCTCCCGCAAGCAGATTCGAGGTCAGGTTGTTTTCCGCTTGTATCCCTTCCATCGCTTCGGTTTCCTCGATTAA